One window from the genome of Streptomyces sp. NBC_01476 encodes:
- a CDS encoding family 78 glycoside hydrolase catalytic domain, protein MILRVTTAVLVLLALGVAPVRADSAARTGGLQAGQLTVEHQVDPLGVDEARPRLGWTLSAQAHGAGQSAYEVAVSTTRDGRADVWDSGTVRSSRSFDIDYAGAALHSRTRYFWRVRVWDTAHKASRWSQPAWFETAFLTPDQFHGKWIGSPSQPATSSLTGADWIWYPEGRPTDSVPVATRYFRRAFDLPANEAVSTAQFELTADDSFILYVNGKEITRSPDVSNSWSTATLVDIAADLRPGRNVIAVQAVNAFAGPAGLIGTLHVQGSTGDPLDLVTDSAWTSADSAAAGWQQPDFDDSAWPAALEAAHYGDAPWYTSVSVPSPPEPLLRKDFSAGQRIRSARAYIAGLGYYKLYLNGKRVGDHELDPAFTVYDKTVLYATYDVTEALRTGRNALGVSLGRGYYAMTSPDEWDASPWHGEPKLKLELDITYQDGSTQQVASDGSWKAADGPTRTESVLYGETYDARLEQPGWNRPGFDDAGWKPAPAVTAPGGTLRAAAFPPIKVTGSLPVKNVTTPGDGVQVHDFGTPTAGWARVALRGPAGAVVSITYGEKLLPDGTVDNAGLQSYRYTLKGGGLESYRPSYSYDGFRYVQIDAPAGVTVASVTAERVHTAVAATGDFTSSSPLLNSYQDAQANTTLNNLHSIPTDTPMYEKRPYDADAHLNADSAIANFDMENFYENWMRAHRDDQNADGTIGHTVPGTVGAKGVTDPVWSASFVLINWDLYWYYGDTRPLADNYAAMKKWLDHYEQTIAATGGIYTGFSYGDWVAPGAAFPPEGTRLVATAYIYRTATIMARIAHALGHDSDATHFGTLAATTADAFNAAFFDTSAHAYYDDKAAGYRQTSNLLPLSLGLVPAADRPAVLANLTNDIRTRGNHLNTGALGTKVILPVLTDSGAGDLAYQVATNPTYPGWGYWFQALGATTMWEEWGAGSRSHDHAFLGTVDDWLYQRVAGIEPAAPGYTKVRIQPYPVGGLTSASAHVASPLGRVSSAWTLQHGEFTLRVSVPVGATAEILVPAHDRHAVTAAPDARFAGVRDGYAVFLTGSGDYVFRSTP, encoded by the coding sequence GTGATTCTGCGCGTGACGACAGCGGTGCTGGTCCTGCTGGCCCTCGGGGTGGCACCCGTCCGGGCGGACAGCGCCGCCCGGACCGGCGGCCTCCAGGCCGGGCAGCTGACGGTCGAGCATCAGGTCGACCCGCTCGGGGTCGACGAGGCCAGGCCGCGGCTCGGCTGGACCCTGAGCGCGCAGGCGCACGGCGCCGGGCAGTCGGCGTACGAGGTCGCGGTCTCCACCACGCGCGACGGGCGGGCGGACGTGTGGGACAGCGGCACGGTGCGCTCGTCGCGGTCCTTCGACATCGACTACGCCGGGGCCGCCCTGCATTCCCGCACCCGCTACTTCTGGCGGGTGCGGGTCTGGGACACCGCCCACAAGGCGTCGCGGTGGAGTCAGCCGGCGTGGTTCGAGACGGCGTTCCTGACGCCGGACCAGTTCCACGGGAAGTGGATCGGTTCGCCCTCGCAGCCGGCCACCAGCTCGCTCACCGGCGCCGACTGGATCTGGTACCCCGAGGGCAGACCGACCGACTCGGTGCCGGTCGCGACCCGGTACTTCCGGCGCGCGTTCGACCTGCCCGCGAACGAGGCGGTCAGCACGGCCCAGTTCGAGCTGACCGCCGACGACAGCTTCATCCTCTACGTCAACGGGAAAGAGATCACCCGCTCGCCGGACGTGAGCAACTCCTGGAGCACGGCGACCCTCGTCGACATCGCAGCCGACCTGCGTCCCGGCCGCAATGTGATCGCGGTCCAGGCCGTCAACGCCTTCGCCGGCCCCGCCGGACTGATCGGCACACTGCACGTCCAGGGCTCGACCGGTGACCCGCTCGACCTCGTCACCGACAGCGCCTGGACCTCGGCCGACAGCGCGGCCGCCGGCTGGCAGCAACCGGACTTCGACGACTCGGCCTGGCCTGCGGCCCTGGAAGCCGCCCATTACGGCGACGCCCCCTGGTACACCTCGGTCAGCGTGCCGAGCCCGCCCGAGCCGCTGCTGCGCAAGGACTTCAGCGCCGGCCAGCGGATCAGGTCCGCGCGCGCGTACATCGCAGGGCTCGGCTACTACAAGCTCTACCTCAACGGAAAGCGCGTCGGCGACCACGAACTCGACCCCGCCTTCACGGTCTACGACAAGACCGTCCTGTACGCGACGTACGACGTCACCGAGGCGCTGCGGACCGGCCGCAACGCGCTGGGGGTGAGCCTGGGACGCGGCTATTACGCGATGACGAGTCCCGACGAGTGGGACGCTTCGCCCTGGCACGGCGAGCCGAAACTGAAGCTCGAACTGGACATCACCTACCAGGACGGCAGCACCCAGCAGGTGGCGAGCGACGGCAGCTGGAAGGCCGCCGACGGGCCGACGCGCACCGAGTCCGTCCTGTACGGCGAGACGTACGACGCACGGCTGGAGCAGCCCGGCTGGAACCGTCCCGGGTTCGACGACGCCGGCTGGAAGCCCGCGCCCGCCGTCACCGCGCCCGGCGGAACGCTCCGCGCCGCGGCGTTCCCGCCGATCAAGGTGACCGGCAGCCTGCCGGTGAAGAACGTCACCACGCCGGGCGACGGCGTCCAGGTCCACGACTTCGGCACTCCTACGGCCGGGTGGGCGCGCGTCGCCCTGCGGGGACCGGCCGGGGCGGTGGTGTCGATCACCTACGGGGAGAAGCTGCTCCCGGACGGCACCGTCGACAACGCCGGCCTGCAGTCGTACAGGTACACGCTCAAGGGCGGCGGCCTGGAGAGCTACCGGCCCAGCTACAGCTACGACGGCTTCCGCTACGTCCAGATCGACGCGCCGGCCGGAGTCACCGTGGCATCGGTCACCGCGGAGCGCGTACACACGGCGGTCGCGGCCACCGGCGACTTCACCAGCTCCAGCCCGTTGCTCAACAGCTACCAGGACGCCCAGGCGAACACGACGCTGAACAACCTGCACTCCATCCCGACCGACACCCCGATGTACGAGAAGCGGCCCTACGACGCGGACGCGCACCTCAACGCGGACTCCGCGATCGCGAACTTCGACATGGAGAACTTCTACGAGAACTGGATGCGCGCCCACCGCGACGACCAGAACGCGGACGGGACGATCGGCCACACCGTCCCCGGCACCGTGGGGGCCAAGGGTGTGACCGACCCGGTCTGGTCCGCGAGCTTCGTGCTGATCAACTGGGATCTCTACTGGTACTACGGCGACACCCGCCCGCTCGCCGACAACTACGCCGCGATGAAGAAGTGGCTCGACCACTACGAGCAGACGATCGCGGCGACCGGCGGCATCTACACGGGCTTCAGCTACGGCGACTGGGTCGCGCCCGGCGCCGCGTTCCCGCCGGAGGGCACCCGGCTCGTCGCAACCGCGTACATCTACCGGACGGCCACCATCATGGCCAGGATCGCGCACGCCCTCGGCCACGACAGCGACGCCACGCACTTCGGCACCCTGGCGGCCACGACGGCGGACGCCTTCAACGCGGCCTTCTTCGACACCTCGGCCCACGCCTACTACGACGACAAGGCGGCCGGCTACCGGCAGACCTCGAACCTGCTGCCGCTGAGCCTCGGCCTCGTCCCCGCGGCCGACCGGCCGGCCGTGCTCGCCAACCTCACCAACGACATCAGGACCCGCGGCAACCACCTCAACACCGGCGCGCTGGGCACGAAGGTGATCCTTCCGGTGCTCACCGACTCCGGCGCCGGAGACCTCGCCTACCAGGTCGCCACCAACCCCACCTACCCCGGCTGGGGTTACTGGTTCCAGGCTCTCGGTGCCACGACGATGTGGGAGGAGTGGGGGGCCGGCTCGCGTTCGCACGACCACGCGTTCCTGGGGACGGTCGACGACTGGCTCTACCAGCGCGTCGCCGGGATCGAGCCGGCGGCGCCCGGTTACACGAAGGTCAGGATCCAGCCGTATCCGGTCGGCGGCCTCACCAGCGCCTCCGCCCACGTGGCGTCCCCGCTCGGCCGGGTGAGTTCGGCCTGGACCCTCCAGCACGGTGAGTTCACCCTCCGCGTCAGCGTGCCCGTCGGCGCGACGGCCGAGATCCTCGTCCCCGCGCACGACCGGCACGCGGTCACGGCGGCGCCCGACGCCAGGTTCGCCGGCGTGCGCGACGGTTACGCGGTCTTCCTGACCGGTTCCGGCGACTACGTGTTCCGTTCCACCCCATGA
- a CDS encoding flavin reductase family protein, whose protein sequence is MTSAPDFTSDPGEMKRAFAGFPSGVAALSAVVDGDPTLMIVSSFAVGVSYDPPMVSFAVQRSSTTWPVLSRTPAIGVSVLGEEHTGKARQMASRSKDSRFAGLGTVQTASGAVFLEGAPVWLECAVERSYPAGDHDIILLRVLAMMTDDERNPVVWHRQTFKLLGS, encoded by the coding sequence ATGACGTCCGCACCGGACTTCACGTCCGACCCCGGTGAGATGAAGAGGGCGTTCGCCGGGTTCCCGTCAGGAGTCGCGGCCCTGTCGGCGGTCGTCGACGGCGACCCGACTCTCATGATCGTCTCGTCGTTCGCTGTCGGGGTCTCCTACGACCCGCCGATGGTCTCCTTCGCCGTGCAGCGCAGCTCGACGACCTGGCCGGTGCTCTCCCGTACACCCGCGATCGGGGTCTCCGTCCTCGGGGAGGAGCACACCGGCAAGGCCCGGCAGATGGCGTCCCGCAGCAAGGACAGCCGGTTCGCCGGCCTCGGCACGGTGCAAACGGCGTCCGGCGCGGTGTTCCTGGAAGGCGCGCCGGTCTGGCTGGAGTGCGCCGTCGAGCGCAGCTATCCGGCCGGTGACCACGACATCATCCTGCTGCGGGTGCTCGCCATGATGACCGACGACGAGCGCAACCCCGTCGTCTGGCACCGGCAGACCTTCAAGCTGCTGGGCAGCTGA
- a CDS encoding NADPH-dependent FMN reductase — MKSVAVVGNPKAASRTRDAAERLAAALGLECEVLEVAALGPGLLGWGDPDVTAAVDRVRAADVVIAASPTYKGTYTGLLKVFLDQFPTASGLAGQVALPLMLGAGPAHALAPETGLKPVLVELGATCPAQGLYQLDSAYTTDGSLAGWVERWGRTVLDAARAARTARAARTARAARAADTADTADTADTAATPKGGVNR, encoded by the coding sequence ATGAAGTCTGTCGCCGTCGTCGGAAACCCCAAAGCCGCCTCCCGTACCCGCGACGCCGCCGAACGCCTGGCCGCCGCCCTCGGGCTGGAGTGCGAGGTCCTCGAAGTCGCCGCGCTCGGGCCCGGCCTGCTCGGCTGGGGCGATCCGGACGTCACCGCCGCGGTCGACCGCGTGCGGGCCGCGGACGTCGTGATCGCCGCGTCCCCCACCTACAAGGGCACCTACACCGGACTGCTCAAGGTCTTCCTCGACCAGTTCCCCACGGCGTCCGGCCTGGCCGGCCAGGTGGCGCTGCCCCTCATGCTCGGCGCGGGGCCCGCGCACGCGCTCGCCCCGGAGACCGGTCTCAAGCCGGTGCTCGTCGAACTCGGGGCCACCTGCCCCGCACAGGGTCTGTACCAGCTCGACTCCGCCTACACGACGGACGGGTCGCTCGCCGGGTGGGTGGAGCGGTGGGGCCGGACCGTACTCGACGCGGCGAGAGCGGCGCGGACGGCCAGAGCGGCGCGGACGGCCAGAGCGGCGCGGGCGGCGGACACGGCAGACACGGCGGACACCGCGGACACGGCGGCGACGCCGAAGGGCGGGGTCAACCGATGA